A segment of the Candidatus Omnitrophota bacterium genome:
GTAAGAAACCCTTCGGACAGTAAAGGTTTGCCGTAATCCCGAACCTTTCTTGGCGATAACTGTTCCCTCAAAAGCCTGAGAGCGGACCTTATCTCCTTCTACTACCTTTACGTAAACCCTGACCGTATTCCCCACGTTAAATACCGGGACATCTT
Coding sequences within it:
- the rplS gene encoding 50S ribosomal protein L19, which gives rise to MKELEKQWLKKDVPVFNVGNTVRVYVKVVEGDKVRSQAFEGTVIAKKGSGLRQTFTVRRVSYGEGVERIFHAHSPNVEKVTVTKKTKVKRAKLYYLRKNR